TATAGGTCTGGCCAGCCAGACTTTTTGAACTGTCTTGACATTTTTCACTGAAGAAACCATGATCAAGTAAACTTTTCGGTAGGAGACATCTAAGTTCAACTTTCTGCAGGTAAGAACAAAATCGTAAGCAAATCAGAAGATACACCAGACAACAAGGGAATAAAATTTGCTACATTTTCTTGATAGCTTGTGaagaaatttaacaaaaaaaattggaGAGATTGAATCCAATAATTTGCCAACTTTTAGATACTGAACGTCCATTTATTTTTCCCAAAAATAAAacatattttattaaaatcttaatAACAACTGGCATGACTCAAGCTAGGAAGCCAGTAGCGATTCCAAAACATGAAGATTATGGCTCCTCTAAGATACAGCATGAGTAGTCACAAGTATCAGAGATTATGTAATCATGATTTGTAACTAATGAAGTGGAATAAGGCAGTTTAAACTAAGGGTGGTTTCCTAGTTGTCATTCATAAGAAAGCTATTCATAACCTGCATTCTAGGAAATTTACATCGGATCTCGAATACCTGAGCTTCTATAAGCCCTGCTTTGATACTTGATAATGGAACATTATGTAATGCTTCCATGGGATAATGGACCTGAAAGCATAAACGAGCAAAAATGATGTGTCTATGGAAAAATGTGTTAAAACGCAACagcattattaaataaataaagtaaACGGCATGGAGAAGTTTGACAAGAGAATAAGTAACTTGGATAAGATTTAGCTGCATAATATACTAATAAATTTTCTATACCATGAGAAAGTCATCTGGGTTGTTGTCAAGAACAAATCCATAAAGATACAACAGTTCCTGCAAGTAAACAACAATGCTGACTAAACTATAAATTTGCTAGTTTGcatataaaaggaaagaaattGATTCAGTAAAGTCAGAACAGAAGATTGTTCAATCTGATTAAAAAGCCACTGTATTCTAACTTTTAACATTTTCAttcaagaaaaagttttaaacacatacACAGCACATGAGACACATGAATGAACATGTTCAAAATCAAGTGGAACAGATAAAGTTGAGGTGTAAGATATAAAAGGAGACCACAAAAAGTCTAGCTAAGATAATTGAAAGCGATTTAAGAGAATAGTAGTAATGGAAAAGACAATTTCATATAGTTGTATCTAACATGGCATCAAACAGATAAAGCATTACCTTGTTGCCTAACAGAAACTATTTACCTCATTGCCTTTGTTACCATAGCTGATGCATATCTCTTTCCCATCTTCAAAGTTCTGCTGATCAGCTTTGGCAAAGaccgagaaaattaaataatgatCAGATGTCAATGTGCATGTCAAATAGACAAATGCTGGGCTGGATATTAGTTATTACCAACTTGTGAAAgaaatataaaattttctaatgcATTATGGTTTGCACACCCAGATtgcgaaaaaaaaacaaatctcaGTTAGTAAGCAAGGAGAAAGAGAgcaaattaactttaaatattaCAAAATTACTAAGACAAAAATTTAACGGAGCTTTAATAGCTATATTAGCATATAAATGGCACTTTACCAAGTGTGAGATACATTGAGGCAGGAATTCCAGTCACATCTCCAGTGGAATCAACCTCCCATGTTGCATCTGCCTTCAAACCTGAAAGGAGACAATATTCACACGTGAAACAATTAAGCAGAAAAATGTGCAAAGGTTGCCATCATACTAATTTTGCAGCATTGAACAAGAGTATAATAATAATACAAGTgtgtaaataacttgaaaaaacCACAGCAATAAAAACTCTCCCAATGTTATGGTAGTCTTGTGCAATTCATAGTTTATACTATGCAACCATTTGGAAAATAACTAAGGTTAACAAACAAGAAAGTAAACTCTAGTATATGTTGTAAGCAGTGAATGCAGTGAAGTGTTCATAAAATCTATTCACAGAGATCATTATGCTTGACTTCAGAACACTGATAGAATTTAGGATTTTCACATACCATGGTTGCAAAAATCAATTCCAGGAATAAGCCCCTCTACCCAGACAGTCTCTGAACCTTTATTTTTTGAAGTTTCATCAGCCTTGTCGTGATCCTTAACACCATCTAACATAAGCACCCCCTGTAgtgaaatacaaaaaaaaaaagtacatAATAACTGCACATTCTTTTCCTAGAGCATAAAATGGATTAGAAGCAACTAACACCTCAGTTTTCCCATTCTGCTCATGGACAGATGTTTTACCAGGAATTTCAGATGGATTAGTACCCACTTCACTGCTATTAAGTGAAGAATTATTGCCTAGCACCTTGACTGGCTCAGGAAATACATAAGAATGAGGAAATGGAATGTTCAGAGCCCTAGTCCAGAATATGGAATTTGCCCTGTACTTTAGCGACAACATAAAAATGTTTTAAGTCcgagtataaaaaaaaaatagtgacaTCATATAAGAATCTTAAAATGCATACCAAAGGAAATCTTCAAATCGCACTTCGGTAGCTCTGCCAAAAAGTTCAAAGGATACTGAACATTAGAACTATGCGAAGTCAAATCACAGAAAGAAATTCAAAGAACAAAGCCAAAAGATAATACTAAAATTTTGACACAGCTTTTAGGCATCCCTAGTTAATCTGGCAAAAATATAAACCACAATTTTGTGTGGATATTTTAGTAGAGAGCACATATGTTCAATAGAAAGAAACTACTGTTAGTGGCCAATTGATATCATTATTATGATTAAAAAATTCATATAACAAAAACTTTACTGAAAGAAGAATAAGAGATGGAAACCAGAAGTGGCTAACAAGAAGAAACAGAGAACCTATTAACTACATTTGACCATATAAGCATCTTATCCATGAAATTTATAGAAGTTTAAGACTCCAAAGTCAAATCAATGCAATAATCAAAATATTTTATGCGTTTTCAAGATTCATCTAAAAACTATTGCCATAATTGTAGCAAAAaaaaaaggtgattacgctcacgAAAATTATTGCCATAGTGTAGCATACAGAGAAGGTTTAGGAAGAAGAGAGGCATTGAATAGTTACCAAGTTGAGCTTTGAACTTTGAATAAAATTGAGGGCATCTATAATAATTATGAGTATGCACCATATATACATGTATTTGGTTGAGTACAATAGTATAATCTCAAGTCTTGAGTACTATACGAGTACTATGTAAATCTTGCATGCTTCAAAAATCTACTGAAGGAAAGTCTAACTTTTTTCCAATTCAAACCGTCTAACCCACCTATCAAAACCTTCGTCACAATGCAAAAGCTCTTCAACTAGGCTTCGGACCTTGTCATTAAATAATGCTAGCAATTGTTTCCTCTGCAGTCAAAGAAACAGTCCTATATAACCAAGAAATCTGAATTCTAATTTCTAGAAATTTAATGACGTGTATAACATTCAAGTACCTGGACCAATGTGGCTCGGTGCAAGGCTGTCCCTCCCAATTCAGCAAGCTCATCTTCTGAGAACCATAGAGTACTCCCAAAGGTGCTAGGAAGCAAGTCAAAAAACCTGCAATGGAACCTAAATCAGGCAACAAAAGCCACATACACACTGAGAAAACACATGCTACTTTATCTCGTCTTATGTAGAAATTCACTACGAACATGTTTTTCCAAATACGAAAAGAATATCAATAACAGAAAAGGTGGATTATTTTCAGTTAAAAAAAGtcaattttttaatgatagattgaGTCCTCACGGCTTCCAAACTGAGTTCGGACGCAATCGCTCCACCACCAAAAACACCATCATCAGAAAACGGTCATCGACGTCGCCTTCCTTGAACAAGGCCCTACATCGAGGACCCACGAATTGGTCCTGGAGCACTCTCATGGGCGTGATGGCCAAATCAAGCGGAACAACCATGACGATACCTGCACATTCGTTTCAGATCAGAATCCCTACACAAGTTCGCTTAAACCCTAGATGAGAACTCGAGATTATTACCATCACCATTATTGCCAGAGGTGGAGTATATACCGAAGCCCTTCTCGGGTCCGCAGTAACGGATACTACAGCCTCGCAGCTCTCCTCCGTTGGCCTACCATTCGATTGCAAAACGAGATCTTTTACAAAACATTAAGctagagaaagaaagaaagagaggggAGGGAAAGACCTGTAGCCATTGGAGGAAGTAGCTGAGCTTAGCTTCTTGTTCTTGGGGACCAGAAGAAGCGACGATGGTTCCATTTCCTCCCATGGAGCTTTGGCGGCGAAAAAGGTTTTTCCCCTCCTGGTCTTTAGCAGAGTATTGGGACACGATAAACAACGCGATTCGTGCAGGGACGCGGCACACACAAATCACTAACTCTTTAGAAACCCGCAACCCAATCAAATTAGACCCGAAAATatttcaacaatttttttttaattagtaagATCTTTGAATTGAAACGAAGTCAAAGTTTCAAGTGAAGGTTCCAACTTTGAATCCGACTCATAAGTTGTCAGATCGCTCAAACCATATTTGATGCAACATCTCAGAAGAATTCTTGTCAGATCAACAATACAAAATGCCACTAAAATTGAACAATCTCTCAACATCTAGAGGTTGAACATCACCGCGAGCACTGACTTAGAATGCTTGACGTCAATTTTCCCACTTCTGGGGAACGCGATGCATACTGTAAGTAGTATCTTTATATCGGAAGAGTAAGAGAAAAGGGCAAAACTTGAATCATACATCCATGGATGAACTAGACGAGATTAAGAACCCTACGAGGAAACCTAACCTGGAGACAGTGAACATCACTGCCGCAAATGCCGACGGCCTTCATCATCACACGAACACCACGTGGCGGCAGATAGAAAGGTTGGATCTCCAGGGTCGATGGACGCCAACTTCGCCGCCATGTTCTCTTCTGCCTTCGCCGCATCTCCGCTTCATTCGCCGCCCTTCCCCAATGAAGGAAGAGGAAGATGTGGAGATTGATGACCGGAATAGTAGAAAAGCACAAAAAGGAAGCGAGAGCAGAGTGATGCTATAGGTTTTAAGAATGGTTAAGAATACGATTCAAGTAAACATGCAAAATTCCAAATATAAAGCGAAGTTATAACAGAATTAGAACTATAAATGAATATTAATTAGAAGACGAAACAACATGTTTGGAGTATCCAAATACAATATGAAAGCCATTAGCAGTCCCAGCCACAGAATTGGGGTTGAAACAACTATGCATCTTTCAATTCCTGTGAAAAACTAAAGACTATTCCCAGCTACAAAATTGGGATTGAAACAACTGTATCTTTCAATTCCTCTGGAAGAAGTTATTCCTGCCTCCACCTCCACGACCTCTTCCGCCACGATTGCTGCCACCTCTACCACTGGAGAATCCACCACCACGTTGTCCACCATGGAAACCACCACCTCCACGACCGAACCTTCCTCGCCCTGAGTTGGGGCCTTTGTGATACCTATCTTGCAGTGGAGGCAATGTTTCCAGGACCTCGACAGTGAAAGTGCCAGCCTTGTCTTGAACTGCATGAGAAAGAGGAAAATGTTGGGAATAAACACTAAAAAGTGAACACGCCTATATCCATCACCGGATGCATTCCGGCAAAGCAAAATTTATTTCACCCGCCGAAGCAGCTTCGGCAAGGTTTTCTTTGCCTCATCTAGTGGAAGGGTACAAAAACCTTTACCTTCGAGAAATTCATTGACATCATCAGCAGGCACATCAAACACTACGCCGTAACTATCGGCAGTGATCGAGACGCTTTCGAGATTTTGGACCTTCTCTTGGGGCAAATATCTTCCTAAGACGCTGAAAACAAATCTGACAAAATCCATGATAACAAGGAGGTTAGAAATGCATTTGATCTAACAAATTCGTATGTAATGATAGCTCAACAGTTGACTGTGCAATGGCTCAATCTAGAGCCCTCCCTAGTTTCAGTAATCAAACTTTTGGCCATTGAATTCAAAAGGGGAAAAACATAAACAAACGTTCAGCACCCACGATGGTGAATAGATAGTGTTTCCTGTCTGAAGATGCAAAGTCACGTAGTTCTCCAAAGATGAAAGCAGTGACCTCTTTTTTATATCCAAGAACCCCTGCAATAGATACAAACATTAAAATGGAAGTTACTCGTATCGCACAAAGATTCTATCATTTCGACAAGCAAGATGTGTAATCTATCACTTCGACAAGCAAGATGTGTAACTTACAGCAGCCTTAGCAAGTGCTTTTGCTAGCAAATCTACAGCCGGTAATCCTGAAGAGTTCAAGAGTTCCTCTGCTTGTGAACGAAAAACTGGAATAACACTGCATTATAAGCAACCTCATAGTTAGATGACGCTTAATATTACCTACCCAAAAAACCATTGAAAAACAAGGAAAGATATAGCAGCTTACCTGTCGGAGACACTTGAAATGGCATTGGCTGCTTCAGATCCAACTGATTCAGCAATATCGGCAGGCTGAGGGGCAGATATGTGCTCAAACTTTACACCTGACTCTCTTTCAATTCTGGAAACACTAAACTTATATTTCGGTTCATAAAGCAGAATTGCAACACCAGTATTGCCTGAAAGAGACATTTCTTAGCACACTTTGTCACAAAAAAAGAACTCAAACAATCAACAAGGTGAAGCTTTGAAAAAGATTACCAGCCCTTCCAGTTCGCCCAGACCGATGAATGTAAGCTTCAACATCACGTGGGGGCTCGCACTGAAAaagtaattaatttcaaaaaatgcATTTCTATTAACAAAGTCAAATATACTAAATGGTAAGTGGTTTCAGGAGATGATCAACCGCACCTGTATAATCAATTGCACGTCGTTGATGTCAAGCCCACGTGCTGCAACATTTGTTGCAACCAAAACCAAAAACTTGCCTGACCTAAATCCTGTTAGAATGACCTGCATAACATCAAATTCAAGATATTAATGAatgactttcatgtagacactaTATGGTTATGAAAAAGTGATGTGCTATCGTAAAGGGCATACTTCTCGCTGCTGTTGCATTACATCTCCATGCAATGCTCTTGACCCAGGTAATAATCCAGCAAGCTCAGATGCAGATTCTTTTGTCTCAGTGAAAATAATGGTTCGCCCACCACTGTGAATAGATAAACAATGTCCTTTAGAAACCAGATCATAacaaagaaaatgaattaaacaAAAAGGTGAAACCATAAAATTACCAACCTGCTATAGCAACGGATAATATCAGGAAGAATTTGTTGTCTTGTTGATTTTAAACAAGGAAGAGCAAGATGTCGAACACTGGCACTAGCCTTCAGTTTCTCATTGCCAACAAGATCAGCTGTTTTCTTATCTGCCTTTAGAAATCTTGCTGAAATCTGGGAGCAATGGAAAAGGTATCATGCCGAAGAATATGGAAGGTTAAAGAAGCATTTACAACCAAGTAATAATCATTAACATTAGGCAAGAAAATTAGGCACTAATTTCTAACAGTGATAATGAGCTGATAAGATGGTTCACAATTATAGAAATGCAAACATGCAGCAAGGCATGCCACAATATTTGCAAAATGGCTTATGTCCCTGTGCAAAATTACACAAAACAGAGAAAACATTATTATGAATCTATACCTCTTTCACCCAATCAGGCAAGGTAGCACTGAAGAGAAGTGTTTGAACTTTGCTAGCATCCTCAACTTTACCTGCAAAACATGAAAACAAAAACCTTCAGTAAATATTATGTGAAGCATGAGATTTACTAGGTGAAGCATACTTCAGAAATGAAAGTAACATATATTACAACTGGATCAAACTAATCAATAATTAGGGAAGGCCTAACACAGAACATCAACTATTAAATGTATCTCTGAGATCCTTTTTCCACACACAAACGAAAGAGAATTGTTGAAAAGCAGTGAAAACTACTCATACCGAGAATTAGTTCAACATCCTCCACAAAACCCATTCTCAACATTTCATCTGCTTCATCAAGGACACGGAAGCTTAAAGCTCTCAAGTCAAGAGTTCCTCTCTCTAGATGATCCTGTAAAAAAGACAGGAAATAAAAAACTTACTTCACTGAGCAGAAGAATTTATGAACATCTAGTAAAAAGGCTTACTTTCACACGTCCTGGAGTTCCAACTACAATATCAACCCCTCTCTTTATGGACAATTCTTGAGCACGGAAAGGAGCTCCACCATACACACAACATGAAGATAACCCTACTGCGCCACCATAGACTTCAAAGTCTGAGTGTACCTGGATTTATTGTAAGGATAATCAAAACCAATCAAGTTATAGGATAAAGAATCATGGAAATTTGCATGGTAAAGATAGTAAATAAAGCTTAAATTTGGAATACCTGAACTGCAAGCTCTCGAGTTGGAAGTAGTACCAAAACACTTGGAGGTCTTCCGTAGCCAGTCTTCCTTGAAGCCTTGATCCTTCCATTTATCAATGACTCCAACATAGGCAAAACAAAAGCCAACGTTTTTCCCTATAATTATGGACATACAAAAGAATTACTATCATATCCAGTACAGCCCGTAAATGTCAGGAAGAGCAACAATTGAGAGCTCAATAACAGATAAGCTCAAACAAACATAAAGGTTGATGACAGTAACAGAAACTATATGGTATTGCCACCTGGTTGGCACTATTAAGAGCATGAACTAGAACAGCTAGATAACGGGCAATGCAAAGAATAAAAAGTAAGACAACACCAACCTGACCAGTCCGCGCACGACCTACTAAATCAAACCCATCGAGTATTAGATCGAAAGTCATGGCCTGGATGGGAAACAGGGCCTTTATGCCCCTCGAATTTAAGGTCTCCACCAAGGTCTTCGAGATCCTAAAATTGGACAAGGCATTCGGGTCGTCCACATCGCTACCGCTCTCAGGCTCATCCGTCTCCTCGCCCTTTAGCTTTTTGACTGCCAGATCATTAGCTTCcggctttttcttcttcttctcaggaACCTCCGGCGAGGAATCAGACACGATGTCGCTCTTATCCTCCTCGTCGGCTTtcctcttcttgctcttcttgcTCTTCATTTTACCTCTGTCCTCCTGCTCTAAGGGGGAGCTTTGCTCCTTCGCCTTCTTATGCTTCGATTTCTTGAGCCCCTCGGAGGAAAGAGGGTCGGAGAGGAGAGAAGGCATGTCTCAGCTGGGAGAGAGGCGGCGGGAGCTTTGCGGCAATTGAACGCTCAGAGGCGGCAGCAACCTCTGGAATTTATAGTGCTCGGTTGCCAGAGAAAACCCTAACGGACCGAAACCGAATCTATAGAATATAATTCTTTAAAAAGAAATGGGAAAAACAACGAACTTATTCCTTTTAATAATATAACAGCTGTTATAAAAAAAATACGTGTGAATTTTTCTCTGATTCattatgataaatttaaaattctgaacttttattaattttattatttttgagtgCTTTATCacgattatttttatatatatttatatggtaTATCTTTATAAATACAAAttatgtaaaattttttaaaaaattgaacaaCAAACCTAATTGTAAATTTATCTCAACAAATATCGAACCAGCATCTCCACCTTTGCCTAAGGTGAATTGCCATACAGCAAGTCATAATCGCTATGAAATCagtataattataaatttatttctgCAACTAAACGTAGGAATGCTTATTCCATACGAATCAAATGCGCCATTATTATATTCTTGAAAGGAACACACGAATAAATTGAATCTTCTTTAGGCAGCATCGGTCGAACAGTCAGAGTACGCAACTACACATGTTACATCTTCTTGGCAATGTTTCGCATAAGCCCTCTCTATTGAATAAAAACGCAGGCCAGACCTGGAGAGTTAAGTATGGAAGACTTTGTGCACTTGCGAAATTTAATTGCAAGACGGTCATTGTCTGCCGCATGGAAGGAAGGAAGGAGTAAGCAGGACTTAGAATAAGCAAACTTAAAACTTGCACAGCttataaaaatcatatttttttttataatacgaATGCTAACGGTAAGCTATCCATTGATAGTAAATCAATTTAGGATTACAAAAACAGTGAGTAAGAGGAAATTAGGCTAACAGCATTTAGGAGTTGATAGAACACCATTCTGTGGACCTAAAGAAGGGATGTCAGAGGATCATGTTAGACATAATTTGATGAAGAATTTGGATTACCAACTACATCTTCTAATTAAACTAACAGTGCAGCAGTGAGAAGAGTTCCCATCCCCATACCTAAACCGGCATGAATCGCGAGAGGGGAACCGGACTTGGCCGGACCTGAATCGAACCCGGAATCTGAACCTGAGCGTGAGCCGGACGATCCTCTAGTGGCCGGAGCGGGCGCCGGGCTGCCGGACGAGGTGGAGGTGGCAGGGTGCACCATGACTCGCACGATGAGGCGTTGCCCGGCCTCGCAGTGCCCCTGCGAGCCGCTGATGAAGTAGAAGAAGCCGTAGCGATCGAAGCGGAAGGTGGTGTTTCCATTGTCGAAGAAGACAAGTGGATCTGCTGCGCTGCACTTGCCATAGGCCTCCCGGTCGACCACCGCCACCGAGTCGTTCTTGTATTTGAAATCTATAACAACAAAGAAGAAAATACAGATTAAGCAATGGAATCGTTTGGATCTATGAGATGAAGCAGGGGATGTCTTCCCCTTTCCAATCAAATAGTATTCAAATTGGTAATGAATTGGGATGGGAAAAAAAATCTGGATAAAAAAATTGACTTCCTACAGACTCATCGTACTCCAAATCtggaaagggaaagaaaagcAGATTAAACAATCGAATCACTGCTTTGCACTCTCCGTAGGCCTCCCGGTTGACCATCGCCACTGAGTCGTTCTTATATTTGAAATCTAGAACGATAAAGAGGAAAATACAGATTAAACTATCGAATCATTTGGATCTCTGAGATGAAGCAGGGGATGTAAAGCCTTTTCCGAACAAATAGTATTCAAAATGGATAAATTGGGATGAGAAAAAAGATATCTGGATAAAAAAATCGTGTCTTACAGAACTTATCATACTCGCAATCtggaaagggaaagaaaaacaggTCAAACAATCGAATCATTTGGATCTCTGAGATGAATCGGGAGTTTTCTTCACCTTTTCTCTCATACTTTATGCAAATTGGTGATTAATCGAGAGGGAAGCAAAAGTTTCCGGATTCAAATAATTTAGTCATTACAGGAAACAACATGTTTGAAATCTATAAGATTATCTTAAAAAATCTAACTACAGAGATCATTTGGATCTCTGAGATGAATAGCGAGATCCCTTTCTGTCAAATCGTATTCCAATTGGTGATAAACTGAGATTGGAACTAAAATTTTTGGATCAAACAATCGAAGCTATTACAAAAACCATCGCATTTGGAACTACAATAAAAGACATCAAACTATCTAATCAAAGAATATCTGAGATGGATCGGGACACCTTGGAACTAGAAATGAATTAACTCACAGAGGGAATCTCCGACGTGGAAGCGCTCTCGCATCGCCCAGCGATTGTAGTACTCAGGCTCTTCGACGGCGGCAGGGATGACCCAGCCGCGGGGGCCGCCAACGTGGAACTCGAGGCCGGACACCGAGAGAAGGGAGGAAATCGAGAgtaggaggaggaaggagaggcGAGCGAGATCTGCCATTTCGGAGTTGGAGTCGTCTTCTTCGTCTTGCCAAGCGAGATCGCCATTCGCCGAGACGGTTCGAAATTTAAAAAGGCGAGGGAGGGGAGTCGGCGGTTGAGTTCGTTACGGGCTTCGGCTTCCGCTACACTACGTAGCCACGTGGCGACTTGAGATTGGAGCAGGGAAACATGGCTAGCTGTCGAGGtcgtgttttgaattttttgttAAAGCCCTAAATTTACGTTACTACGGTCTCGATCTGTAGTAACTTACGTTTACTTGGACAGAGAGAAGAGGAGAGCGTCAATCTCAAATTTTGAGATGCTATTTCTTGTTTACCTTAAATCCAGATAGAAAAGTCAATTTTTATctttgttaaaaaaagaaaaacccAATTCAGCCCCATAAAAcgtcataaatttttttaaacatagTAAATTTCTCAAACTCTCAAATGTACGGTGCCCTGATTGAGATTTGAACTTTGGTTGAAAACCGTCCTGACAAATAATTGATAGGAAAAAAACACAATTCTCCAAAGATTAAGCACAACGCTTGATATCACAATACTAAATATAAGTTTTTGTGCTCTGGTATGTGGGAAGAACACGAACTAATTTACTCAAATATTCTAGATTTCACATCAGACACaggatttataattaaaaaaaaacaaggaaaaagagagagagaggaagagaaatTAAGATAGTTCAGATAGCAGACGGTCACATTTCTCTTCCAAGATTTTCACAGCTTCAATGAATAACTCTTCTGGTGACAAAGCTCCAGTAGATTCGATAGTAACTGCCAGAAGCAAGGCATGATAAGTTGGATGAAAACACTGATAAAAAGTTGGTCCGAAAACAGTGCATCTTCATGGAAGAATAGTGTAGTGTGTGACTTGCAAAGCTTGTTAGTTATTACATAATTTCCAATGCTACAACAAACTGGAGATGCTAAGCGAAAGACTTACAGATAAAGTGATGTTTAACACGACCCAGTTCCACCAGTTCTTCGTTTACCCCGCGGATACATTCTCTGCATAATGTGCAAGCGCGAGGGTTGGCTACGACTGCCTTCTTGTCACCTGCACACAAGTAGAGTAATCGACATGAATCAAATGACATTAATGTATTGCAACCTACTGAAACCTTCTTCTCCGAGCAATAATTAGAAgcataattaaaaaaaagaaatttaaatggTTCTGTTACCCTATTAAGTGAAAAGAACACAGAGCTATACTG
This region of Zingiber officinale cultivar Zhangliang chromosome 9A, Zo_v1.1, whole genome shotgun sequence genomic DNA includes:
- the LOC122018988 gene encoding uncharacterized protein LOC122018988 isoform X2 codes for the protein MGGNGTIVASSGPQEQEAKLSYFLQWLQANGGELRGCSIRYCGPEKGFGIYSTSGNNGDGIVMVVPLDLAITPMRVLQDQFVGPRCRALFKEGDVDDRFLMMVFLVVERLRPNSVWKPFFDLLPSTFGSTLWFSEDELAELGGTALHRATLVQRKQLLALFNDKVRSLVEELLHCDEGFDRATEVRFEDFLWANSIFWTRALNIPFPHSYVFPEPVKVLGNNSSLNSSEVGTNPSEIPGKTSVHEQNGKTEGVLMLDGVKDHDKADETSKNKGSETVWVEGLIPGIDFCNHGLKADATWEVDSTGDVTGIPASMYLTLADQQNFEDGKEICISYGNKGNEELLYLYGFVLDNNPDDFLMVHYPMEALHNVPLSSIKAGLIEAQKVELRCLLPKSLLDHGFFSEKCQDSSKSLAGQTYNYSWSGERKVPSYLSKLVFPQEFLVALRTIAMQEHELRQVTSLLEELGTAGEERQPSDKDVEAAVWEVCGDYGALELLVELLRMKLTELEEGSGTEDCDDEILANSVTELQDFERTKTSTTQEKSMTTMSRTRRSCVVYRKGQKHLTRLFLREAEQALELCAAEHS
- the LOC122018988 gene encoding DEAD-box ATP-dependent RNA helicase 7-like isoform X1, yielding MPSLLSDPLSSEGLKKSKHKKAKEQSSPLEQEDRGKMKSKKSKKRKADEEDKSDIVSDSSPEVPEKKKKKPEANDLAVKKLKGEETDEPESGSDVDDPNALSNFRISKTLVETLNSRGIKALFPIQAMTFDLILDGFDLVGRARTGQGKTLAFVLPMLESLINGRIKASRKTGYGRPPSVLVLLPTRELAVQVHSDFEVYGGAVGLSSCCVYGGAPFRAQELSIKRGVDIVVGTPGRVKDHLERGTLDLRALSFRVLDEADEMLRMGFVEDVELILGKVEDASKVQTLLFSATLPDWVKEISARFLKADKKTADLVGNEKLKASASVRHLALPCLKSTRQQILPDIIRCYSSGGRTIIFTETKESASELAGLLPGSRALHGDVMQQQREVILTGFRSGKFLVLVATNVAARGLDINDVQLIIQCEPPRDVEAYIHRSGRTGRAGNTGVAILLYEPKYKFSVSRIERESGVKFEHISAPQPADIAESVGSEAANAISSVSDSVIPVFRSQAEELLNSSGLPAVDLLAKALAKAAGFLDIKKRSLLSSLENYVTLHLQTGNTIYSPSFVFSVLGRYLPQEKVQNLESVSITADSYGVVFDVPADDVNEFLEVQDKAGTFTVEVLETLPPLQDRYHKGPNSGRGRFGRGGGGFHGGQRGGGFSSGRGGSNRGGRGRGGGGRNNFFQRN